A DNA window from Acinetobacter sp. NCu2D-2 contains the following coding sequences:
- a CDS encoding GMC family oxidoreductase, translating into MEQVYDYVVIGAGSAGCVLATRLLEAKAGSVLLLEAGEVDKSILHTIPATVVKVFQQKSWPYMTLPQKHCNNREMILAQGKVLGGGSSVNGMIYCRGQRQDYDLWASEWGCDQWSYQNVLPFFKKSEANESLGDEYHGQSGTLPVSESRYRHPLTLACIRAGQEMGMKYVNDINGYDQAGVGFYQTTTKNGERASTSKTFLKSVINHPNLTLLTEALVHKIEFEGDVATAVQFSQAGKDLQTIKVRKEVIVSAGAIGSPKVLLLSGIGPKQHLDEVGIPCVKELPVGENFHDHLHMSVNATVTTENSLLGEDKGLKAIKHGLQWLTTRSGLLTSNILEGAGFIDTSNFGRPDVQFHFLPVLDNFDNTPGEKAAAAEHGLTIKVGHIQPKARGTVRLSSNNPNDLPTIDPNYLGHEDDIAANIRAVQAGLRLLEQPALKSIVKEVVEPAGIHADDTAAIDRWMRQNIKTVYHPAGSCKMGNDPQHAVVSQDLKVHGFKNLRVVDCSICPQVPSGNTNAVAIMIGERGADFVLNA; encoded by the coding sequence CTGGCGACTCGATTGTTAGAAGCAAAAGCGGGTTCAGTATTATTATTAGAAGCAGGTGAGGTTGATAAAAGTATCTTACATACCATTCCTGCCACTGTTGTTAAGGTTTTTCAGCAAAAATCCTGGCCGTATATGACTTTGCCACAAAAGCATTGTAATAACCGTGAAATGATTTTGGCCCAAGGTAAGGTGTTGGGTGGTGGTAGTTCTGTTAACGGTATGATTTATTGCCGTGGTCAACGTCAAGACTATGATCTTTGGGCGTCAGAATGGGGCTGCGACCAATGGTCATATCAAAATGTACTTCCATTCTTTAAAAAATCAGAAGCCAATGAATCTCTTGGAGATGAATATCATGGGCAGTCAGGCACATTACCTGTAAGCGAAAGTCGCTATCGACATCCATTAACATTGGCATGTATCCGTGCTGGTCAAGAAATGGGAATGAAATATGTCAATGATATTAATGGTTATGATCAAGCGGGTGTCGGCTTCTACCAAACCACCACGAAAAATGGCGAACGTGCAAGTACGTCAAAAACTTTCCTTAAGTCAGTCATCAATCATCCGAACTTAACTTTACTGACAGAAGCATTGGTTCACAAAATTGAGTTTGAGGGTGATGTTGCAACAGCTGTTCAATTTAGCCAGGCAGGCAAAGATCTACAAACAATTAAAGTTCGCAAAGAAGTGATTGTTTCCGCTGGTGCTATAGGTAGTCCTAAAGTATTGCTCCTATCCGGGATTGGCCCTAAACAACATTTAGATGAGGTCGGGATTCCATGTGTCAAAGAGCTACCTGTGGGAGAAAACTTCCATGACCATTTGCATATGTCGGTCAATGCTACGGTAACAACCGAAAATAGTTTACTTGGTGAAGATAAAGGACTTAAAGCGATTAAACACGGTTTGCAATGGTTAACTACACGAAGTGGTTTATTAACCAGTAATATTTTGGAAGGTGCAGGTTTTATTGATACGTCCAACTTTGGCCGTCCGGATGTTCAATTCCATTTCTTACCCGTATTAGACAACTTCGACAATACACCTGGTGAAAAAGCGGCTGCAGCAGAACATGGTTTGACCATTAAAGTGGGACATATTCAGCCTAAAGCACGTGGCACAGTACGTTTAAGCAGTAACAATCCAAACGATCTTCCAACGATTGATCCAAACTATTTAGGCCATGAAGACGACATTGCAGCCAATATACGTGCAGTACAGGCAGGACTCCGTTTACTTGAACAGCCTGCATTAAAGAGCATTGTCAAAGAAGTCGTTGAGCCGGCCGGTATCCATGCCGATGATACAGCTGCGATTGATCGTTGGATGAGACAAAACATTAAAACCGTTTATCACCCTGCAGGAAGTTGCAAAATGGGCAATGACCCTCAACATGCTGTCGTGAGTCAAGATCTGAAAGTACACGGTTTTAAAAATTTACGCGTTGTAGATTGTTCGATTTGCCCACAAGTTCCAAGTGGGAATACCAATGCTGTCGCAATCATGATTGGTGAGCGAGGTGCAGATTTTGTACTCAACGCTTAA
- a CDS encoding aldehyde dehydrogenase family protein, which yields MNQIEILEQVQEFVARQHGHFINGQYYLDQKEPRIDITNPATEKVIATIADGSATSVEIAAKNAQDTFKNVWSKMSPYERGLKLNKLADLIEVNAEELAQLETLTAGKQINISRHLEVAQTVIFLRHFASNTTKIEGKTIQPSLPSMQGEQYTAFTLRQPVGVVAGIVPWNFSLMIGAWKIGSALSTGCTIVLKPSEFTTLSVLRIAELAIEAGIPAGAINVVTGLGLTGQHLIDSSSVQKVSFTGSVPTGIRIGQQAMQNDLKRVSLELGGKNAAALLADVNIDEILPILIQSTFVHQGQVCAAPERIFVHQSKYQELVTKASAVLESMPIGSPLDPSNVFGPLSNKPHYEKVKYYLNLAKEKGQILTGGEILDGEGYYITPALVKVDDVNDPLFIEETFGPVISVIAFEDEDQLIDMINDSRFGLAASVWSNDMSKVMRLIPKIEAGSVWVNMHTFLDPAVPFGGMKASGLGREFSDAYIDDYTEIKSVMMRF from the coding sequence ATGAATCAGATTGAGATTTTAGAACAAGTACAGGAATTTGTTGCACGTCAGCATGGCCACTTTATTAATGGTCAATATTATCTCGATCAAAAAGAGCCCAGAATTGATATTACTAACCCAGCCACAGAAAAGGTGATTGCAACGATTGCAGATGGTTCAGCAACTTCGGTTGAAATAGCTGCAAAAAATGCACAAGACACTTTTAAAAATGTTTGGTCGAAAATGAGTCCTTATGAACGGGGTCTAAAACTCAATAAACTGGCGGATTTGATTGAAGTAAATGCAGAGGAATTAGCCCAACTTGAAACACTGACTGCAGGTAAACAGATCAATATTTCAAGACATCTTGAAGTGGCCCAAACAGTTATTTTCTTAAGACATTTTGCCAGTAATACAACCAAAATCGAAGGTAAGACGATTCAACCTTCACTTCCTTCAATGCAAGGTGAACAATATACAGCATTTACATTACGCCAACCTGTTGGTGTAGTGGCTGGTATTGTGCCTTGGAACTTCAGTTTAATGATTGGTGCATGGAAGATAGGCTCAGCGCTATCGACGGGCTGTACTATCGTACTCAAACCGAGTGAATTTACGACCTTATCTGTGTTACGTATCGCGGAACTCGCAATAGAAGCAGGTATTCCTGCGGGTGCAATTAATGTTGTGACAGGTTTAGGTCTAACGGGTCAACATTTAATTGATTCTTCATCTGTGCAAAAAGTTTCATTTACAGGTTCTGTGCCTACAGGTATTCGTATCGGGCAACAAGCCATGCAAAATGATTTGAAGCGTGTAAGTTTAGAATTGGGTGGTAAAAATGCAGCTGCTTTATTAGCAGATGTGAATATTGATGAGATTCTTCCTATCCTCATTCAATCGACATTTGTACATCAAGGTCAAGTATGTGCAGCCCCTGAGCGTATTTTCGTGCATCAGTCTAAGTACCAAGAATTGGTTACTAAAGCTTCAGCTGTTTTAGAAAGCATGCCAATCGGTTCACCTCTAGATCCTTCTAATGTGTTTGGTCCATTGTCCAATAAACCTCATTATGAGAAAGTAAAATATTATTTAAATTTAGCGAAAGAAAAAGGTCAAATTTTAACTGGCGGAGAAATTCTTGATGGTGAAGGTTATTACATTACACCTGCGCTAGTTAAAGTTGATGATGTCAATGATCCTTTATTCATTGAGGAAACATTTGGTCCTGTGATTTCAGTCATCGCCTTTGAGGATGAAGACCAGCTCATTGATATGATCAATGACTCGCGGTTTGGATTGGCTGCTAGCGTATGGTCAAATGATATGAGTAAAGTAATGCGTTTAATTCCAAAAATTGAAGCGGGAAGTGTATGGGTGAATATGCACACCTTCCTCGATCCTGCAGTACCCTTTGGTGGAATGAAAGCATCAGGACTTGGACGCGAGTTCTCAGATGCATATATTGATGATTATACTGAGATCAAGTCAGTGATGATGCGCTTTTAA
- a CDS encoding DUF1989 domain-containing protein, producing the protein MGHIADLSSDTVLDQAFINLQKPIHNLHLRADLQHITEVCLEPQDQIELILLSQSVEIWVRSFTSKPALKSIECLNGELTSKPSGQSQKQLQQNSLSAVQLKQEMLQFDLGSEVIDQLFELQAENTARLIAHEAVNVYVWNTCSDLDVCSSHEREEIQIKVHKAQPKFEYLPPPLAKPIQEIHIPRASARSYLVKKGQWIQVIDVAGKQCSDFLAFDAEALARGEEIGLDAVATRTVLGHSTPKPGLHSRFYGTDLHSMVEVVQDTVGRHDMFLTACSPKFYNDAGYFGHISCSDNFNQILKNYGIAPRTSWPAINFFYNTMVEHCGTISMDEPWSQPGDYILMRANRDLVCASSACPDDIDPSNGWIPTDIHIRIYAETETFKRSQHYRLLPEEQPRMTQSSGFFNRIKSLTSRISEYKGFWIANEYDGFGATAEYFACRERVALLDLSVLRKFDIVGPDAETFLQSVLTRNIRKLAIGEIAYSASCLETGGMIDDGTIFKLGLHNFRWVCGDEFSGIWLKQKALEMGFKVSIRNATSQIHNLAVQGPNSRALLRKIIWTPEHQPDIEHLAWFHFTLAKLGGPQGIPLMVSRTGYTGELGYEIWCHPNHAEQLWDSIWEAGKNYGLAPMGFDALDMLRIEAGLIFANHEFDAHINPYEAGIGFTVPMKTKEEDFIGKEAMQNQNPASRHKLMGLILDGNESVNHGDEIYAGRFPVGVVTSCVKSPLLKKPIALCRLAPEYANIGTCLEVGLLDGHKKRLSCKVTSLPFYDPERTRVRS; encoded by the coding sequence ATGGGACATATCGCTGACTTATCTAGTGATACCGTATTAGACCAAGCCTTTATAAATTTACAAAAGCCCATTCATAACCTCCATTTACGTGCAGATTTGCAACATATCACTGAAGTTTGTCTTGAGCCACAAGATCAGATTGAGCTCATACTTTTAAGTCAGTCAGTAGAAATATGGGTTCGTTCTTTCACAAGTAAACCTGCATTAAAGTCTATTGAATGTTTAAATGGTGAGCTGACTTCTAAACCCTCAGGTCAATCACAAAAACAGCTTCAGCAAAATAGTTTGAGCGCAGTGCAGTTAAAGCAGGAAATGCTTCAATTTGATCTTGGTTCAGAAGTTATTGATCAACTTTTCGAACTCCAAGCTGAAAACACAGCCCGCTTAATCGCTCATGAGGCTGTGAATGTTTATGTATGGAATACATGTAGTGATCTCGATGTTTGTAGCTCACATGAGCGTGAGGAAATTCAAATTAAGGTGCATAAAGCACAACCTAAATTTGAGTATTTGCCCCCTCCTCTAGCCAAGCCCATTCAAGAAATTCATATTCCACGTGCTTCTGCTCGAAGCTATTTGGTTAAAAAAGGTCAATGGATTCAAGTCATTGATGTCGCAGGGAAACAATGTTCAGATTTTTTAGCCTTTGATGCCGAAGCCTTAGCACGTGGAGAAGAAATTGGACTTGATGCGGTAGCAACGCGAACTGTATTGGGTCATTCCACGCCAAAGCCAGGACTCCATTCACGCTTTTACGGCACAGACTTACATAGCATGGTAGAAGTGGTTCAAGACACTGTCGGACGCCATGACATGTTTTTAACGGCATGTAGTCCTAAATTTTATAATGATGCTGGATATTTTGGTCACATTTCCTGTAGTGATAATTTTAATCAGATACTTAAAAACTATGGCATTGCGCCTCGAACGTCATGGCCTGCGATTAATTTTTTCTACAACACCATGGTCGAACACTGTGGCACGATCAGTATGGATGAACCATGGTCGCAACCGGGCGACTATATTTTAATGCGTGCCAATCGTGACCTAGTCTGCGCTAGCTCTGCCTGTCCAGATGATATTGATCCATCCAATGGTTGGATCCCTACAGATATTCATATTCGCATTTATGCCGAAACCGAAACTTTTAAACGATCTCAGCACTATCGTTTACTGCCTGAGGAGCAACCAAGAATGACGCAATCATCAGGATTTTTTAATCGTATCAAGTCACTCACTTCTAGAATTAGCGAATATAAGGGCTTTTGGATTGCAAATGAATACGATGGATTTGGCGCCACAGCAGAATACTTTGCTTGCCGCGAACGTGTCGCACTGTTGGATTTAAGTGTTCTGCGTAAATTTGATATCGTAGGTCCAGATGCTGAAACCTTTCTTCAATCTGTGTTAACCCGAAATATACGCAAATTAGCAATAGGCGAGATCGCTTATTCTGCATCTTGTTTAGAAACTGGTGGAATGATTGATGATGGAACGATTTTCAAATTGGGATTGCATAATTTCCGTTGGGTTTGTGGAGATGAGTTTTCAGGTATTTGGTTAAAGCAAAAAGCTTTAGAAATGGGCTTTAAGGTGAGCATTAGAAATGCAACATCTCAAATTCATAATTTAGCAGTCCAAGGCCCAAATAGCCGTGCTTTATTACGAAAAATCATTTGGACACCTGAACATCAACCAGACATTGAACACCTTGCATGGTTTCATTTCACTTTGGCTAAACTTGGCGGGCCTCAGGGCATTCCGCTAATGGTGTCACGTACGGGGTATACTGGTGAATTGGGCTATGAAATATGGTGTCACCCTAACCATGCAGAACAACTATGGGATAGTATTTGGGAAGCAGGTAAAAATTATGGACTGGCACCAATGGGCTTTGATGCCTTAGATATGCTTCGAATCGAAGCAGGTCTTATCTTTGCAAATCATGAATTCGATGCACATATCAATCCTTACGAAGCTGGTATTGGTTTTACTGTACCTATGAAGACTAAGGAAGAAGATTTTATTGGCAAGGAAGCCATGCAAAATCAAAATCCTGCGAGTCGCCACAAGTTAATGGGATTAATTTTGGACGGTAATGAGTCCGTCAATCATGGTGATGAAATTTATGCAGGACGTTTCCCTGTTGGAGTAGTGACAAGTTGTGTCAAATCACCCCTCTTAAAGAAACCGATCGCTTTGTGTCGTTTAGCACCAGAATACGCAAATATTGGTACTTGCCTTGAAGTCGGTTTACTTGATGGGCATAAAAAAAGACTAAGTTGCAAGGTTACAAGCCTTCCATTTTACGATCCTGAAAGAACGCGAGTACGAAGTTAA
- a CDS encoding sensor histidine kinase produces the protein MSAKMMGLKENASFEQDKITTPAQVAQLEQQLATYRFEAYCLRLKNHISRIQDLNAELPKCLEYLKQQQPLGHVPEFAVVLCYPFTQECFIYHAVESGLGSATISQIQQTLLPLSSHSDLENWTETVRIASHLADLIMVGQDMMVWRMFLNVNEKHQIHQPFLRQLDETIQQGFQERDLQKRHIQDVLEQERRAFSADLHDSIAQILGFLRLKSAQLSQQCKQLPDMQLANQAEEIASYTHYAYQQVRELITASRLAYQELDFIVALKKIITEFEQQSGIVFELDHRVHHVAIQPKQSVQVLYIVRESLSNVVRHAHASHAKIMLDVEAEQLHLKVLDNGQGIQPDLKRKDSFGLEIMQERAGRIDAQLRIYPATPQGTCVELKLALKGENADV, from the coding sequence ATGAGTGCAAAAATGATGGGGTTGAAAGAAAATGCATCGTTTGAGCAGGATAAAATAACTACACCTGCACAAGTCGCACAGTTAGAGCAGCAATTGGCGACATATCGATTTGAAGCCTATTGCTTAAGGCTAAAAAATCACATTAGTCGTATTCAAGATCTGAATGCAGAATTACCCAAATGTCTTGAATATCTTAAACAGCAACAACCGCTTGGGCATGTGCCTGAATTTGCAGTGGTTTTGTGTTATCCCTTTACCCAGGAATGTTTTATCTATCATGCTGTAGAGAGTGGCTTAGGCTCGGCGACTATTAGTCAAATCCAGCAAACATTATTGCCTTTGTCCTCCCACAGTGACTTAGAAAATTGGACAGAAACTGTGCGGATTGCATCGCATTTAGCTGATTTAATCATGGTCGGTCAAGATATGATGGTGTGGCGCATGTTTTTGAATGTGAATGAAAAACATCAGATTCATCAGCCCTTTCTGCGACAGCTTGATGAAACTATTCAGCAAGGGTTTCAAGAACGCGATCTACAAAAACGACATATTCAAGACGTATTGGAACAAGAGCGCAGAGCCTTTTCGGCAGATTTACATGACAGTATTGCGCAAATTCTAGGTTTTTTAAGACTCAAGTCTGCACAGCTCAGCCAACAATGTAAGCAACTACCAGATATGCAATTGGCCAACCAAGCTGAGGAAATTGCCAGTTATACCCATTACGCCTATCAGCAAGTGCGTGAGTTAATTACGGCATCACGTTTGGCTTATCAAGAACTTGATTTTATTGTCGCGCTGAAAAAAATCATCACAGAGTTTGAGCAGCAGTCTGGCATTGTGTTTGAACTTGATCATCGGGTGCATCATGTCGCTATTCAACCCAAACAATCTGTTCAAGTGCTGTATATCGTGCGTGAAAGCTTAAGCAATGTTGTCCGTCATGCACATGCTTCTCATGCCAAGATCATGCTAGATGTGGAAGCTGAGCAACTGCATCTTAAAGTTTTAGACAATGGTCAAGGGATTCAACCTGACTTAAAACGTAAAGACAGTTTTGGGTTAGAAATCATGCAAGAACGGGCTGGTCGGATTGACGCGCAGCTTCGTATTTATCCAGCAACACCACAAGGCACCTGTGTGGAATTAAAATTGGCACTGAAAGGGGAGAATGCAGATGTCTAA
- a CDS encoding response regulator, whose amino-acid sequence MSKIQVSIVDDHALFRRGVVDLICQSSHFSLLQEYQAGQDFLNEMHAQCPDILLLDIQMPTMSGLEVLKTLNSRQHPFKIVMLTACEDEQALLDALRYGAHGFLAKDTLPELILEHLQQVYVGKTVLQERSIDILAQQFRSREHVVLSPPAQNHPVWLHDMTQREQETLRLIAKGLNNKLIARELGISDGTVKVYVKNLLRKLNVHSRLELSVWAHQNLNLAALDPMKEHE is encoded by the coding sequence ATGTCTAAAATTCAAGTCAGTATTGTCGATGATCATGCGCTCTTTAGACGAGGTGTCGTGGATCTTATTTGTCAATCAAGCCACTTCAGTTTGCTACAAGAATATCAGGCCGGTCAGGATTTTTTAAATGAGATGCACGCCCAGTGCCCCGATATTTTATTACTTGATATACAAATGCCGACCATGTCAGGTCTAGAGGTGTTAAAGACTTTAAATTCACGGCAACATCCGTTCAAAATTGTCATGCTTACTGCATGTGAAGATGAACAAGCGTTATTGGATGCATTACGTTATGGTGCACATGGTTTTTTAGCCAAAGATACGTTGCCTGAACTAATTTTAGAGCACTTGCAACAGGTATATGTCGGTAAGACTGTCTTACAAGAGCGCTCAATTGACATTTTGGCACAGCAATTTCGATCAAGAGAACATGTAGTGCTCAGTCCACCCGCGCAAAATCATCCAGTCTGGTTGCATGATATGACGCAACGTGAACAAGAAACCTTAAGACTAATTGCCAAAGGATTAAACAATAAACTCATTGCACGCGAGCTTGGCATTAGTGATGGCACGGTAAAAGTATATGTAAAAAATTTACTTCGGAAACTGAATGTGCATTCGCGCTTAGAACTTTCGGTATGGGCACATCAAAATTTAAACTTGGCTGCCCTTGATCCTATGAAGGAGCATGAATAA
- a CDS encoding PAS domain-containing protein yields the protein MLSVRSEIYASQQDVLLDSCWSPVFDQLKEWVILFDENLQILKANVAWRNFDQGRLQALNRYIYPEDLYVCVKEMQSQSTQSVYLRLIHSDQSLRWIDANIQKIEVPDKSSLQKRQLWCLLAREQTEQINARSIKDAQQRMLRGILQRMPMMLYRSRNNRDWTMEYVSEGCKKITGHSEKELINTPLYGQLIHPHDRDDVWHNIQLALEVHQSFHIRYRLMTAQQQTQWVQEIGQGVYSQSGMVLGIDGIVFQTQAEREFIP from the coding sequence ATGTTATCTGTGAGGTCTGAAATTTATGCGAGTCAACAGGATGTTTTACTGGACAGTTGTTGGAGTCCGGTATTTGATCAGCTCAAAGAATGGGTCATTTTATTTGATGAGAACTTACAGATTTTAAAAGCCAATGTGGCATGGAGAAATTTTGATCAAGGAAGGTTACAAGCACTGAATCGTTATATATATCCTGAAGACCTCTATGTCTGTGTCAAAGAAATGCAGTCACAGAGTACACAATCGGTTTATCTCCGTTTGATTCATTCCGATCAATCTTTGAGATGGATTGACGCCAATATTCAAAAAATTGAAGTGCCAGACAAAAGTTCACTGCAAAAGCGACAATTGTGGTGCTTACTTGCGCGAGAGCAAACTGAACAGATCAATGCTCGCTCAATAAAAGATGCGCAGCAACGTATGCTTAGAGGTATTTTACAGCGAATGCCGATGATGCTGTACCGATCACGGAATAATCGTGACTGGACGATGGAATATGTCAGTGAGGGGTGTAAAAAAATAACAGGTCATAGCGAAAAAGAATTAATCAACACGCCTTTATATGGGCAATTGATTCACCCACATGATCGAGATGATGTTTGGCACAATATCCAACTTGCTTTAGAAGTGCATCAAAGTTTTCATATTCGTTATCGATTGATGACTGCACAACAACAGACTCAATGGGTACAGGAAATTGGTCAAGGGGTTTACTCGCAAAGTGGTATGGTACTCGGTATTGATGGTATTGTTTTCCAAACACAAGCAGAACGCGAATTTATACCCTAA
- a CDS encoding NAD(P)-binding domain-containing protein codes for MTRVAIIGAGPSGMAQLRAFQSAQAKGIEIPEIVCFEKQSDWGGQWNYTWHTGMDEHGEPVHSSMYRYLWSNGPKECLEFADYSFDEHFGRPIGSYPPRAVLWDYIKGRVEKANVRQYVRFNTAVRYVSYDDNSSQFSVTVQDYDQDRIYTEVFDYVVVASGHFSTPRIPEYPGFEQFGGRILHAHDFRDALEFKNKTVLIVGSSYSAEDIGSQCYKYGAKRIISCYRTAPMGYHWPENWTECPQLTHVDQTHAFFQDGTSAEVDAIILCTGYLHHFPFMTESLRLKTNNILYPKHLYQGVVWEQNPKLFYLGMQDQWYSFNMFDAQAWFARDVILGQITLPSLSEMQADTEAWHEAEKSLEDVHAMYKFQGDYIMRLIEQTDYPTFNIEGVRQTFLAWKKHKKENIMTFRDHTYRSLITGTMATPHHTSWLEALDDSLEAYLATKATEIQQKAG; via the coding sequence ATGACACGCGTTGCAATTATAGGGGCAGGGCCAAGCGGGATGGCGCAATTAAGAGCGTTTCAATCTGCACAAGCCAAAGGAATTGAAATTCCAGAAATCGTTTGCTTTGAGAAACAATCGGATTGGGGAGGGCAATGGAATTACACATGGCACACTGGGATGGATGAACACGGCGAACCTGTACACAGCAGTATGTATCGCTATTTATGGTCGAATGGTCCAAAAGAATGTTTAGAGTTCGCCGATTATAGTTTTGATGAACATTTTGGTCGCCCTATTGGGTCTTATCCACCGCGCGCGGTGCTTTGGGACTATATTAAGGGGCGTGTTGAAAAAGCCAATGTTCGCCAATATGTCCGTTTCAATACAGCAGTGCGCTATGTCAGTTATGACGATAACAGCAGCCAATTTAGCGTTACCGTACAAGATTATGATCAGGACAGGATCTATACTGAAGTCTTTGACTATGTCGTGGTAGCTTCAGGACATTTCTCGACACCAAGAATTCCCGAGTATCCCGGTTTTGAACAGTTTGGCGGACGTATTTTACATGCGCATGATTTCCGCGATGCACTCGAGTTTAAAAACAAAACAGTTCTGATTGTCGGTAGTAGTTATTCAGCCGAAGATATTGGCTCACAATGTTATAAATACGGTGCTAAACGTATTATAAGTTGCTACCGCACGGCACCTATGGGCTATCATTGGCCCGAAAATTGGACTGAATGCCCGCAGCTCACCCATGTAGATCAAACGCATGCCTTTTTCCAAGATGGAACTTCAGCCGAAGTGGATGCCATTATTTTATGTACAGGCTATCTGCACCATTTTCCATTTATGACGGAGTCTCTACGTCTTAAAACCAATAATATTTTGTATCCTAAACATCTGTATCAAGGGGTGGTGTGGGAGCAAAACCCAAAACTGTTTTATTTGGGGATGCAAGACCAGTGGTATTCCTTCAATATGTTTGATGCCCAAGCATGGTTTGCTCGTGATGTGATATTGGGTCAAATTACATTGCCAAGCCTGAGTGAGATGCAAGCGGATACAGAAGCATGGCATGAGGCGGAAAAATCTCTAGAAGATGTACACGCGATGTACAAGTTTCAGGGAGATTATATTATGCGGTTGATTGAGCAGACGGATTATCCAACCTTCAATATTGAAGGTGTACGCCAAACCTTCTTGGCATGGAAAAAACATAAGAAAGAAAACATCATGACCTTTAGGGATCATACCTATAGGTCTTTAATCACAGGTACAATGGCTACGCCACATCATACGTCATGGCTTGAAGCTTTGGATGATTCTCTAGAGGCTTACTTAGCCACGAAAGCCACTGAAATACAGCAAAAAGCAGGCTAA
- a CDS encoding dimethylamine monooxygenase subunit DmmA family protein has product MSNAMYSTPIYQDYPDIRAYALGYVIVLETDDDALLVKIYEHLTPEAPYHVLIQASLGEQGLMDVKKVLQQYLSQAKAGIHIVVAGSEAFLWQIQQTMASQGCLRDEYSLIVAGEAQRLVYCVHCGHQQLSAVSDFCHCESCGVHLLIRTHFSQRLGAYMGVCANAQQPMGVQ; this is encoded by the coding sequence ATGTCCAATGCCATGTACAGCACACCGATTTATCAGGACTATCCAGACATTCGTGCCTATGCATTAGGGTATGTCATTGTGCTTGAAACAGATGATGACGCTCTACTTGTAAAGATTTATGAACATTTAACACCTGAAGCTCCCTATCACGTCTTAATTCAAGCCTCGCTTGGTGAACAAGGTCTGATGGACGTCAAAAAGGTATTACAACAATATCTTAGTCAAGCCAAAGCAGGCATACATATAGTCGTGGCTGGCAGTGAAGCTTTTCTTTGGCAAATTCAGCAAACAATGGCTTCACAAGGCTGTTTGCGTGATGAATACAGTTTGATTGTTGCGGGTGAAGCACAAAGATTGGTGTATTGCGTGCATTGTGGGCATCAGCAATTGAGTGCTGTATCTGATTTTTGTCACTGTGAGTCCTGTGGTGTGCATTTACTGATTCGTACTCATTTTTCACAGCGTTTAGGGGCATATATGGGCGTGTGTGCCAATGCCCAACAACCGATGGGAGTTCAATGA